Below is a window of Spelaeicoccus albus DNA.
ACGAAAGCGGTACTCGGCTCAGCCCGACGTACTGCGCGCCGGACGTGCGCGGAATCGTCACTCCGGCCGATGCCCAGGCCGCCTGGGTCAGACCCGAGCAGTCGTAACGCGGGCCGGTGCCGCCCCAGAGATACCAGGTGCCGACCTTGCTGCGGGCGAACGACATCGCCTGCGAGGCTCCGGACGACGAATGGCTGACCGGCGCGCTGTGCGAGACGGTATGCGAGACGGTGTGCGTACGCTCCGGGGCCGGGTCCGGGGACGAATGATGGGTGCGGCTCGAATGGGACCGGTGCGACGAGCTGCTGTGGTCCCTCGCGGCCTTGCGCTTGGCGGCGGCGCGCTGCTGGGCCCGTTCGTGAGCGGCCTCTTCCCGTGCCGCCTTTTCCCGGGCGGCTTTCTCCCGGGCAGCCTGCTCCCGTGCAACCTTTTCCCGGGCTGCCT
It encodes the following:
- a CDS encoding C40 family peptidase, which codes for TVALEKKRQEGIEAERRARAERIAKAKAVAAAQKAAREKVAREQAAREKAAREKAAREEAAHERAQQRAAAKRKAARDHSSSSHRSHSSRTHHSSPDPAPERTHTVSHTVSHSAPVSHSSSGASQAMSFARSKVGTWYLWGGTGPRYDCSGLTQAAWASAGVTIPRTSGAQYVGLSRVPLSSMRPGDLIFYSSNGYSSGIHHVTMYLGGGMMVEAPHTGAQVRVVSVRYSGGIMPYVARP